One Maniola hyperantus chromosome Z, iAphHyp1.2, whole genome shotgun sequence DNA window includes the following coding sequences:
- the Su(P) gene encoding prostaglandin E synthase 2, producing the protein MWRPTFTILRKVVFPSIKENITLSKLLYSTKSRLPRSTAKLTLISASVGVLVGAGYGGYTHYKINTKKSSASVENEEYAFLKEAPKYEAHRKVINDADTSNLQLVLFQYQTCPFCCKVRAYLDARGVSYEIVEVDAVLRQAIKWSGYKKVPILLAKVDGGYQQLLDSTAIVSVLETYLRDKSYQLQDIIKFYPITRFVDDTGKTTTDVTNKYFIMHNSTVPDEKQRIIESEEREWRQWADRVLVHTLSPNVYRTASESLETFKWFEEAGGWKRTFPSWECTVMVYVGAAAMWVIAKRLKKRHNIKEDVRQSLYDAANDWMKVIHKKGTLFLGGKKPNLADISVYGILSSIEGCQAFQDLRDNTDIGKWFDDMKASMKESRGKVLMA; encoded by the exons ATGTGGCGTCCGACATTTACAATCTTGCGTAAAGTTGTGTTTCCCTCGATTAAAGAAAACATAACCTTGTCAAAACTACTTTATTCCACAAAAAGTCGCCTGCCCCGGTCAACTGCAAAGTTAACCCTGATAAGTGCCAGTGTTGGTGTTTTGGTTGGAGCTGGCTATGGAGGATATAcacattataaaattaatacgaAAAAGTCCTCGGCCTCTGTTGAGAACGAAGAATATGCGTTTTTAAAAGAAGCACCTAAATATGAAGCTCATCGTAAG GTCATCAATGATGCAGACACCAGCAACTTGCAGCTTGTCTTATTCCAATATCAGACTTGCCCATTCTGCTGCAAAGTACGTGCTTATCTTGATGCTCGTGGTGTCAGCTATGAGATAGTCGAGGTTGATGCAGTACTACGTCAAGCTATCAAGTGGTCTGGTTACAAGAAAGTACCAATACTGTTAGCTAAAGTGGATGGTGGATATCAG CAACTACTTGATAGCACAGCTATTGTATCTGTGTTGGAAACATACTTGAGAGATAAGTCATACCAATTGCAAGACATCATTAAATTCTATCCAATTACCCGATTTGTAGATGACACGGGGAAAACTACCACTGATGtgacaaataaatatttcattatgCACAATAGCACTGTACCTGATGAGAAACAACGCATCATTGAGTC CGAGGAACGTGAATGGCGTCAGTGGGCAGATCGCGTCCTTGTGCACACTTTGTCTCCGAATGTTTACAGGACAGCGAGCGAATCATTAGAAACATTCAAGTGGTTTGAAGAAGCTGGGGGATGGAAACGTACGTTTCCTAGTTGGGAATGCACTGTAATGGTGTATGTAGGTGCTGCAGCCATGTGGGTTATAGCTAAGAGGTTAAAGAAAAG ACACAACATAAAAGAAGACGTCCGACAGTCCTTATATGATGCAGCAAATGACTGGATGAAAGTTATCCACAAGAAAGGTACATTGTTTCTCGGAGGCAAGAAACCAAACCTAGCTGATATTTCAGTGTATGGTATTCTAAGTAGTATTGAAGGCTGCCAGGCATTTCAGGACTTGAGAGACAATACAGATATCGGCAAATGGTTTGATGATATGAAGGCCAGTATGAAAGAAAGCCGTGGTAAAGTATTGATGGCATAA
- the LOC117995816 gene encoding NEDD8-conjugating enzyme UBE2F-like → MISLNKMLKKEHTEPPNEIILEPVKRKSVRDKLLVKEVQEMNENLPVTCSVDFEDPNLLSEFVLTVAPDEGYWSGGKFKFSVFVTEDYNMAPPKAKCLTRLWHPNINVDGNICLSLLRQTSIDEHGWAPTRRLKDVVWGLNSLFTDLLNFEDPLNIEAAEMYKQNKVEFQAKVQEYIAVSEAER, encoded by the exons ATGATATCGCTTAATAAGATGCTGAAGAAGGAGCATACGGAGCCACCAAATGAAATTATACTTGAACCTGTTAAAAGAAAATCTGTCAGAGATAAATTGCTAGTGAAAGAAGTTCAAGAGATGAACGAGAACCTACCAGTGACGTGTTCTGTGGACTTTGAGGATCCTAACCTGTTGAGCGAGTTTGTTTTAACGGTTGCGCCCGACGAAGGTTACTGGTCGGGTGGCAAATTCAAATTTAGCGTATTTGTGACTGAAGATTATAATATGGCG CCTCCAAAAGCAAAATGTCTAACAAGGCTGTGGCACCCAAACATCAATGTGGACGGAAACATCTGCTTGTCACTGCTGCGACAAACCTCTATAGATGAACACGGCTGGGCGCCCACACGGAGACTAAAGGATGTAGTTTGGGGATTGAATTCATTATTTACG GATCTCTTAAACTTTGAGGACCCGTTAAACATAGAAGCGGCAGAGATGTACAAACAGAACAAAGTGGAGTTCCAGGCCAAAGTGCAGGAGTACATTGCGGTCTCCGAGGCGGAGAGATGA